In one window of Camelina sativa cultivar DH55 chromosome 15, Cs, whole genome shotgun sequence DNA:
- the LOC104744822 gene encoding uncharacterized protein At3g06530 isoform X1, producing the protein MSSTMESQLQALKSVIKTQTEPSKRPFTRPSILFSPKEAADFDIESIFELGLKGLEVLGNKDERFKNYMNDLFSHKSREIDRELLGKEENARIDASISSYLRLLSGYLQFRASLETLEYLIRRYKIDLYNVEDVVLCALPYHDTHAFVRIVQLLSTGNTKWKFLDGVKNSGAPPPRSVIVQQCIRDSQVLEALCDYASRTKKYQPSKPVVSFSTAVVVGVLGSVPTVDGDIVKSILPFVDSGLQSGVKGCLDQQAGALMVVGMLANRAVLNTNLIKRFMRAIIDIAREHAKESSDPQSLRLPFMALINFVQLQSVDLIPKKALDLLKEIRDISGILLGLSKEFNIKRFMAVLLDSLLLNSSSDDQCCEALASIVETVPINNLVDHLISKVFSLCMTQYQKNSDITSSTSGGWAKKILLVVSKKYPAELRAAVPKFLEGTEGQSKKDDLKLEMLSCMLDGNSDMSHPFVDSKLWFRLHHPRAAVRCAALSSLNGVLKDDSSKAENLVTIQDAILRQLWDDDLAVVQAALSFDKLPNIITSSGLLDALLHVVKRCVGILLSGVSHNVELAVDVVSLSLKIAVSSFCNQADSTEKVTSAMFPFLLIQPKTWNLNIQVIKLGKDVNWPLFTNLAADDGMKKIQDIMSTTLSSISMDIINNLGEALSLDPDERRIELIESACNFKLSEVLETCSNIKLTEQERNKLQKGLLIRESVSALNMDIVNMLVEAFMLHPGDYIPWLTVSCQDFTLSKTLFYMLLMHSLQKINSSSDPSQFLDLFELCSPVLKTEWEELEVEVDVSLKELSKSNCQELLYQLLDTSDFTALNSKLMICLFWKFGELFIKLEPAHVASVGDAQNDQVFSKRLCSGLEDLFFFFATTRSRHVFKEHLRYRVREAKVCPVLFLSPLISREDVPLVVQIESLKCFLYLCSSGNNEWLTQILSSFPVLLVPLSSDNQDLKVAAMNCIEALFSLRCRVDSSKKNGSAAIYSSSFDELVGMIVQQRRLILSDNKFLPSYLTSLLSSNPNDLLVPVDLQKRFDQSTKENILSFILLSSLELPAYGKLRVLSLLKNLGSMLLHEENVKLLSQLLDKRSQYYTKLDKTSQPISDTEVDLLCLLLECSMIRSASYKGQSLDDHILNVLKMDCMASEHPAVISPCLTILEKLNNQFYGALKIEVQIRFFHKLVSLFRSTNGSIQNGAKEAILRLKIPSSTVVHALDHITQQNTLVIGSLSKKKKQKKSSKSCPEEDVNSGEFLSGEKAISFIAALLDILLLKKDLAHRETLVGPLFKLLERSMSKEWVKIAPSVEETSVQPPQDVRETTPTSISSIQQTVLLILKDIFDSLNMGTLKAEIANEINVKMLIELAHSSNDGVTRNYVFSLFTAIVKFVPDRVLDHIISILTLVGESTVTQFDSHSKSIFEGFISVVIPFWLSKTKSEEQLLQIFVKVLPDIVEHRRRQIVAYLLGVIGERNGLPSLLVLLFQSLISRKDPAWLGNAKASESFASVVKREWEYAFAVEICEQYSSSTWLSSLVTLLQTTSKDSKQCLLQTRLVLEFIFQKLQDPEFAFAVSLEPRIQQELQELMKGCISLLQAIDAKKEKDVTSAVRNEIRMRIHDVLMTVTGAMDLSIYFRVVTSLLQQQSDRNGTKKVLGLISERAKDTSSSKLKHKRRLPNQKGKNPWLNLDEVAVDSFGKMCEEIVHQIDETDGESGVPAKRAAISTLEVLAGRFPSGHPVFSKCLASVAGGISSKNLGVSSSCLRTAGALINVLGPKALVELPRIMNNLVKQSRKVSPASKSGGNATAEEQLLMVSVLVTLEAVIDKLGGFLNPHLGDILKVMVLHPEYVSDFDKNLKSKANAIRRLLTDKIPVRLTLQPLLRIYDEAVSSGNASLVIAFDMLENLVVKMDRSSVVSSHGKIFDQCLVALDIRRLNPAAIQNIDDAERSVTNAMVALTKKLTESEFRPLFIRSIDWAESDIIDGSGSENKSIDRAISFYGLVNRLCESHRSIFVPYFKYVLDGIVSHLTETSAEASVSTRKKKKAKIQETSDAIPPKSWHLRALVLSSLKNCFLHDTGSLKFLDANNFQVLLKPIVSQLVVEPPSSLKEHPHVPSVGEVDELLVACIGQMAVASGSDLLWKPLNHEVLMQTRSENLRSRILSLRSVKQMLDNLKEEYLVLLAETIPFLGELLEDAELSVKSLAQDIIKQMEEMSGESLTQYL; encoded by the exons ATGAGTTCTACAATGGAGTCGCAGTTACAGGCTCTCAAATCAGTGATAAAAACCCAGACAGAGCCTTCGAAGAGACCTTTCACACGCCCTTCGATTCTCTTCAGTCCTAAAGAAGCAGCTGATTTCGATATCGAGTCCATATTCGAGCTCGGACTCAAAG GTCTAGAAGTACTTGGAAACAAAGATGAGAGGTTTAAGAATTATATGAATGATTTGTTTAGTCATAAAAGTAGAGAAATCGATAGGGAGTTGTTGGGCAAAGAAGAAAACGCTAGGATTGATGCATCAATCAGTTCGTATCTACGTTTACTCTCGGGCTATCTTCAATTTCGTGCTTCCTTGGAGACCCTTGAGTATCTGATTCGAAGATACAA GATTGATCTATACAACGTAGAAGATGTTGTTCTATGCGCTTTGCCCTACCACGACACACATGCGTTTGTCCGCATTGTTCAACTGCTTTCTACTGG AAATACCAAGTGGAAGTTTCTTGATGGTGTTAAAAATTCAGGTGCTCCACCTCCTAGATCGGTTATCGTTCAGCAATGTATACGTGATTCGCAAGTTTTGGAGGCCTTGTGTGACTAT GCATCTCGTACTAAAAAGTATCAGCCTTCAAAACCTGTGGTTAGTTTCTCCACAGCGGTTGTTGTTGGGGTGCTTGGTTCAGTTCCAACTGTTGATGGAGATATTGTAAAGAGTATTTTGCCATTTGTGGATTCTGGTCTTCAATCCGGTGTGAAAGGATGCTTAGATCAACAG GCTGGAGCGTTAATGGTTGTTGGCATGTTGGCTAACAGAGCCGTGCTAAATACTAACCTTATCAAGCGCTTTATGAGGGCCATAATCGACATTGCTCGTGAACATGCTAAAGAATCTTCTGACCCACAGTCCCTTCGATTGCCATTTATGGCCTTGATCAATTTTGTTCAG CTGCAGTCCGTGGACTTGATCCCAAAGAAAGCGTTGGATCTTTTAAAGGAAATAAG AGATATTTCTGGTATTCTTTTGGGCTTGTCCAAAGAGTTTAACATCAAAAGATTCATGGCAGTGCTACTGGATTCTTTGCTTCTAAACAG TTCGTCTGATGATCAATGCTGTGAAGCTTTAGCTTCAATAGTTGAGACTGTTCCAATAAACAATTTGGTTGATCATTTGATCTCCAAGGTTTTCTCATTGTGTATGACACAATACCAGAAGAATAGTGATATTACATCTTCTACATCTG GGGGCTGGGCCAAGAAAATTCTGCTTGTTGTGAGCAAGAAGTATCCTGCTGAACTACGCGCAGCTGTTCCTAAATTTCTAGAG GGTACTGAAGGTCAGTCGAAGAAAGACGATTTAAAGCTAGAGATGTTGTCTTGTATGCTGGATGGAAATTCTGACATGTCACACCCATTCGTGGATTCAAAATTGTGGTTCCGGCTCCACCATCCCAGG GCTGCTGTACGTTGTGCTGCGCTTTCTAGTCTGAATGGTGTTCTCAAGGATGATAGCTCTAAAGCAGAG AACCTTGTCACAATTCAGGATGCTATACTGCGTCAGCTTTGGGATGATGATCTGGCTGTTGTTCAGGCTGCCCTGTCTTTTGATAAGTTGCCAAATATAATAACCTCTTCTGGTCTTCTAGATGCTTTGCTACATGTGGTGAAACGATGTGTTGGCATTCTCCTATCAG GAGTATCACATAATGTTGAATTGGCAGTTGATGTTGTTTCTTTGTCTCTTAAAATTGCTGTCTCAAGCTTCTGTAATCAAGCAGACTCTACTGAGAAAGTTACCTCTGCaatgtttccttttctcttaattCAACCGAAG ACGtggaatttaaatattcaagtGATAAAATTGGGAAAGGATGTTAACTGGCCACTTTTCACGAATCTTGCTGCTGATGATGGAATG AAAAAGATCCAAGATATCATGTCTACGACCTTATCCTCGATTAGCATGGATATTATCAACAATTTGGGGGAAGCACTTTCCTTGGATCCTGATGAGCGTAGGATTGAGCTTATTGAGAGTGCCTGCAACTTTAAGCTCTCTGAAGTTTTGGAAACATGCAGCAATATCAAATTGACAGAACAGGAACGTAACAAGTTGCAG AAGGGACTACTGATCCGTGAAAGTGTGTCCGCATTGAACATGGATATTGTTAACATGCTGGTGGAAGCATTTATGTTGCACCCTGGTGATTATATTCCGTGGCTTACTGTCAGTTGCCAAGACTTCACCTTGTCAAAGACACTGTTCTATATGTTGTTGATGCATTCACTGCAGAAGATAAATTCTTCATCTG ACCCTAGCCAATTTTTGGATCTTTTCGAACTTTGCTCTCCTGTGTTGAAGACTGAGTGGGAAGAACTTGAGGTCGAAGTTGATGTTTCTTTGAAAGAG CTGTCGAAAAGCAACTGCCAAGAACTCCTATACCAACTTCTTGATACCTCTGATTTTACTGCTCTGAATTCGAAGCTCATGATCTGCTTGTTTTGGAAGTTTGGCGAGTTATTTATCAAACTTGAACCCGCCCATGTTGCTTCGGTAGGTGATGCTCAAAATGATCAG GTTTTTAGCAAAAGGTTGTGTAGCGGACTTGAggacttgtttttcttttttgcaacAACTCGGTCACGGCATGTCTTCAAGGAACATCTTCGTTACCGTGTTAGAGAAGCTAAAGTCTGTCCCGTTTTGTTTCTATCTCCACTGATCTCACGAGAAG ATGTTCCTCTAGTGGTCCAAATTGAAAGTCTCAAGTGCTTTTTGTATCTTTGCTCTAGCGGGAATAATGAATGGTTGACTCAAATTTTGTCAAGCTTTCCTGTACTTTTGGTTCCGTTGTCCAGTGATAATCAG GACCTTAAAGTAGCTGCCATGAATTGTATTGAGGCGCTCTTTAGCCTTCGGTGTCGTGTCGACTCGagcaaaaaaaatg GGAGTGCTGCAATCTATAGTAGTTCTTTTGATGAACTTGTGGGAATGATCGTGCAACAAAGGAGGCTTATATTGTCGGACAATAAGTTTCTCCCATCATACTTGACATCATTGCTCAGCTCAAACCCTAATGACCTTCTAGTGCCAGTTGACCTTCAAAAAAG GTTTGATCAGTCCACAAAGGAAAACATTCTTTCGTTCATTTTATTGTCTTCGCTAGAACTACCCGCTTATGGGAAG CTGAGAGTcctttcattattaaaaaatctgGGCAGCATGCTTCTGCATGAAGAAAATGTTAAGTTACTGTCTCAACTTCTAGATAAGCGTAGTCAATACTACACCAAACTGGACAAAACTTCCCAGCCAATATCAGACACCGAGGTCGATTTATTGTGCCTTCTTCTGGAG TGCTCCATGATCCGTTCAGCATCATATAAAGGGCAGTCTCTTGATGATCATATACTGAACGTATTGAAA ATGGATTGTATGGCATCAGAACATCCTGCTGTTATTTCTCCTTGTCTTACCATTTTGGAGAAGCTAAATAATCAATTTTATGGTGCACTGAAGATTGAAGTTCAG ATTCGTTTTTTCCATAAACTGGTGTCGTTGTTTCGAAGCACAAATGGCAGTATACAAAATGGTGCCAAAGAAGCTATCTTACGCCTGAAG ATTCCTTCTTCAACTGTGGTCCATGCGCTTGATCATATCACTCAGCAGAATACACTTGTTATTGGTTCtttgagcaagaagaagaaacagaagaaaagttCAAAGTCTTGTCCAGAAGAAGACGTAAATAGCGGGGAATTTCTAAGTGGGGAAAAGGCTATCTCTTTCATTGCCGCGTTACTTGACATACTGCTTCTAAAGAAAGATCTAGCTCACAG GGAAACCCTCGTAGGGCCCCTGTTTAAGCTCCTAGAAAGATCTATGTCTAAAGAATGGGTAAAAATTGCTCCTTCTGTTGAGGAAACCTCAGTCCAACCTCCACAGGATGTTCGTGAAACAACTCCTACATCTATTTCTTCCATCCAACAGACAGTGCTCTTAATCCTGAAAGATATTTTTGATTCTCTGAATATGGGTACTTTGAAG GCTGAAATAGCAAATGAAATCAACGTCAAAATGCTGATTGAGTTGGCTCATTCATCAAATGATGGAGTCACACGGAATTATGTCTTTTCCCTATTCACTGCAATTGTTAAATTTGTCCCTGATAGAGTTTTGGACCATATTATCAGCATACTTACACTTGTTGGGGAATCCACTGTGACACAG TTTGACAGTCACTCGAAGTCTATCTTTGAGGGGTTTATATCAGTGGTCATTCCATTTTGGCTGTCTAAGACTAAGAGTGAGGAGCAGTTGCTGCAG atttttgtgaAAGTGTTGCCTGATATTGTTGAGCATAGAAGGCGTCAAATTGTAGCATACTTGCTGGG AGTTATCGGTGAACGAAATGGCTTGCCTTCTTTGCTTGTCCTCTTATTCCAGTCTTTGATTTCAAGGAAAGACCCAGCTTGGCTTGGTAATGCCAAGGCTTCTGAAAGTTTTGCTTCCGTTGTTAAGAGAGAATGGGAGTATGCTTTTGCTGTGGAAATATGTGAACAATATTCTTCTTCGACATGGCTCTCATCCCTGGTCACACTTCTTCAAACTACCAGCAAAGACAGTAAACAATGTCTCTTACAGACGCGGCTTGTCTTAGAATTTATATTCCAGAAGTTGCAAGACCCAGAATTTGCATTTGCAGTGTCACTTGAACCACGAATCCAG CAAGAACTACAGGAGCTTATGAAGGGTTGTATATCTCTCCTTCAAGCTATTGAtgccaaaaaggaaaaagatgtgACTTCTGCAGTTAGAAATGAAATCAGAATGCGTATACATGATGTCTTAATGACTGTGACGGGAGCGATGGATCTGTCTATATATTTCAGAGTTGTTACTAGCTTGCTTCAGCAGCAGTCTGATCGTAATGGGACGAAAAAG GTACTTGGACTTATAAGTGAGAGAGCTAAGGACACATCTTCTTCTAAACTGAAACACAAGAGGAGGCTCCccaatcaaaaaggaaaaaatccgTGGTTGAACTTGGATGAGGTAGCTGTTGATTCTTTCGGGAAGATGTGTGAGGAGATTGTccatcaaattgatgagacagATGGTGAGTCGGGTGTTCCAGCTAAACGAGCTGCCATTTCTACACTGGAAGTTTTGGCTGGCAGGTTTCCGTCAGGTCATCCAGTCTTCAGCAAATGCCTTGCTTCTGTTGCAGGAGGCATCAGTTCGAAGAATTTGGGAGTCTCGTCAAGCTGTCTTCGCACAGCTGGTGCACTGATTAATGTTCTTGGACCAAAGGCCCTTGTTGAACTTCCACGCATAATGAATAATTTGGTTAAACAATCTCGTAAAGTATCACCGGCATCCAAGAGTGGTGGAAACGCAACAGCTGAAGAACAGTTGCTTATGGTGTCTGTTCTAGTCACCTTGGAAGCAGTGATTGATAAACTTGGAGGTTTCCTAAATCCTCATCTTGGAGATATTTTGAAAGTCATGGTGCTCCATCCTGAATATGTTTCTGACTTCGACAAGAATCTCAAGTCCAAAGCCAATGCCATTAGGAGGCTCCTTACTGATAAAATACCT GTTCGTCTCACTCTGCAACCACTTCTACGAATATACGATGAGGCTGTTAGTTCTGGGAATGCAAGCTTGGTGATTGCTTTTGATATGTTAGAAAATCTAGTTGTGAAAATGGATAGATCATCTGTCGTTAGCAGCCATGGAAAGATTTTTGATCAATGCTTAGTTGCCCTCGATATTCGACGTCTAAATCCAGCAGCAATTCAGAACATTGATGATGCCGAGAGAAGTGTAACTAACGCAATGGTTGCTCTCACAAAGAAACTAACTGAGTCTGAGTTCAGACCTCTCTTTATTAGGAGTATTGATTGGGCTGAGTCAGATATTATAGACGGATCAGGGAGTGAAAACAAGAGCATCGACCGGGCTATATCTTTCTATGGTCTGGTGAATCGACTATGTGAGAGTCACAG GTCCATCTTTGTACCATATTTCAAATACGTGCTTGATGGTATTGTGTCACATCTCACCGAGACCAGTGCTGAAGCTTCTGTTTCAActaggaagaaaaagaaagccaaAATTCAGGAAACCTCTGACGCTATACCACCAAAAAGCTGGCATCTTAGGGCGTTGGTTCTTTCTTCCTTGAAGAATTGTTTTCTGCATGATACCGGCAGCTTGAAGTTTCTAGATGCAAATAACTTCCAG GTGCTACTGAAGCCTATTGTATCACAGCTAGTTGTTGAACCTCCATCTTCTTTAAAGGAGCATCCACATGTACCATCTGTGGGTGAGGTTGATGAATTATTGGTTGCATGCATCGGTCAAATGGCAGTAGCCTCGGGCTCCGACCTCCTCTGGAAACCACTGAACCACGAG GTGCTAATGCAAACGAGGAGTGAGAATCTACGGTCAAGGATATTGAGTTTGAGAAGTGTGAAACAGATGCTGGATAATTTGAAAGAAGAGTATCTTGTGTTGCTTGCTGAAACCATTCCATTCTTAGGTGAGCTACTCGAAGACGCCGAGCTGTCTGTTAAATCTTTGGCTCAAGATATTATCAAACAGATGGAAGAGATGAGCGGTGAAAGTCTAACGCAATACCTCTGA